TTAGAACCATTGGATAGATGGGGTGCCGCCAATATTGACAAATCTTCGCAAAAATGGAGGATCAACTCGAGCTTGGGGAAGGAAACAGAGAGGAGAGAAAGTTTGGACTTGGGCTGGACGAAGCAGCTTTATATAGGTAagactttagtctcggttgggtaTACCAACGGGGACTAAAAGTTGAGTAAGAAAATTATACACGTAACTATTTAAATCATATAAATtagattttttttacaaaaaagataagaacaagaggctcaccaaggtggtgccggcgacggggCGACGCGGGAGGTCGACACCTCGACGGTGGTGAGGATGGGGACGAGAAGgtactaagtaaaccacacctatacatatgcaaactaagaagttaatgtgagctcaaattgcatataaatcaaataaaaattctaacataattactcccaaactaaaactcataaatcactatacttatagagcatggAACGAGCTAAACTAGGAATGGGAGATGTAAGGATGAAGTTGCCGACATTTTAGTACCCTTGGATAGATGGGGTGCCGCCAACCTTGACAAATCTTGACAAAAATGAAGGATCAAGTCGAGCATGGGGAAGGAAACACATCGAAGAGAAATGTTGAACTCGGGATGGACGAAGCAGCTTTATATAGGgaagactttagtcccggttgggtaTACCAACGAGGACTAAAGGTctatctttagtcctggttggtgataTCAACCGGGGCAAAAGGGGCTCGCACGGGGCCCAGCCTGCCGCAATCCCTTTAGTCCCCgttggtatcaccaaccgggactagaggtccCATTTGAACCGTGACTAATCCTGGTCGTGCCACCCGTCCATTCCTAGCCGTTGGAAACTGGACTAATTCTCACGTTAGTCTCGGGCCCAAGGCCGATCAGGACTAAATCTTCGGACAAAAGGTTTGTTTTTTACTAGTGTAACAAAGTCGCATAGACAGGTAAAAAGGGGGTGTTGCTAAGGCCAACTGCAGCGCACGACCCCAAACGGATGTCCGCTTGGTCCGAATTTTGTCCGTTTGCGGCAGACAACGGGGTCGTGTCCGGGCCTTTTCTAGGATGCGGTGGTCGTGCGCCCAATGCGTGGACGCATCCTTTGGCTGCATACTGTCCACCACGGCCAATATGCCCATATATTCATATTTATCAATGTTTCCACGTCCAAATTGTcttaaaaatagttttacaacccaaCCGAAATTGTCTCgaataaaatagttttacaaccaaaTCAAAATTGTCTTGAATAAACATAATGAACcaatacatctattggttgcAAATATGATTCCACATGTGCTCAACCAAGTCATTTTGAAGCTCCAAATGAGTGTGGCAATCACGCATTCCACGTTGGAATTGTGTAAACTGTTCAAACGTGGTCGATTCTTGATGTAGGGGCTCAACATTTTCACCTTGAAAACCAAATCCTTGGTCGAAGATGGTGTTATCACGCTCGTCCTTGATGGtcatattgtgcatgatcacacaagccgtCATCACCTCCCAAAGCTTCTCTTCATCCCATGTGagtgcagggtttcgaacgatacccCATCGAGGTTAAAGAACGCTCCACATTctttctagcactctcttgcatTTTGGGAAAATCAATTTCTCTTCTCACCTTCGGGTTTcgagattgtcttcacaaaagttgaccactgaggatatataccatcagctaggtagtatcccttgttgtagtggTGGCCATTGACCTCAAATTTGACACGTGTGGAGTGGCTTTCCGTACGCCTTGCGAATACTGGAGAACGCTGCAGcacattgatatcattatgaGAACCCGCCATGCCGAAGAAAGAATGCCATATCCAAAGATCTTGTGAAGCCATCGCTTCTAATATGACAGTGCACGCTTTCACATTCCCCCTGTACTAGccctgccaagcaaatggacagttcttccactcccactgcatacaatctatgctgcCAAGCATGCCTGGAAAGCCTCTATCGGCGTTGATCGCCAACAACCTTTGTGTATTAGCGACATTTGGCTgcctcaagtactcagggccaaacactgCCACCACGGCCTTGCAGAAGCTATACATTGACAACAGACATCTGGACTCATTCCTGCGCACGTATTCATCCACAAGATCGCCTGGAATTTCATATGCAAGCATGCGGATGGCCGCGATGCATTTCTGATAAGTGGAGAATCCAAGCTTGCCAAGGGCATCTGTTTTGCACTCGGCGAATGGGTCATGACGAACCACTCCCTCTAGGATACGATTGAACACATGCCTTGCCATACGAAAACGAAGACGAAATTTCTCCGGTTTGAAGAGCGCAGTATTCTCAAAGTAATCGACATAGAGCATGGTGTGGTCTCTCTCTCTGTTGCGGTTCAGGTTGGGAGCACGGCCAGGGACTGACCCCCTGTACCGAGGCTGCTGCCTTTCAATGTGGTCGTGAACGACGAGTGCAGCCACCACAAGATCTTCGTCATCCGATGACGCATCATCCGATGAACAAATGAAGTGGTTGAAGAAAAATTCATCTCCACTGTCCATACCTTTGTGCGCAAAGTGTCAAACACTTTGCGGTCGTGATGGCAAAGAGGTCGCGAAGATCACCCCGATGCAGCAGGGGCGTTTTGTGGCCGGCTAAAGGTCGCTCTGGTGCACCCGACGGAAGCTGCCGTGGTCGATAGGCGTCACCGACGGTCATATCCCCTCTGGCACCGGATACGacggcgaccccaaacgacggcCAAAAGTCCTACAAAAGCGCGCGCGTGCTGGCGGCCATGGCGAGACGTCGTTTGGTATGCACGGGCGGGGGGTGAGCAATGAGGAGGCGACCGAAAAAATAgttgcggcggggcggggcggggaggACAGGTGGAGGCGTTGGAGGTGAATGAAGGGCTAGTGTCCTCGACAGGCGGGCCACTAAGAGGACAAGGGCGTGCGTCCCACCCATTCGCTCATTGTTGTTTGGACCGGGAATAGGTCGAAAACGAGATAGGATCTGGAGTTGGCCTAACAGCCAACGTGCAGCATGTTTTGTCAATCTGACGGAGGTGGACAACCCACACGGACAGCCTGTACCCACCCACATCGCTCGCAGCGCAGGTCGCTTAACAACTCGGACCATTTGCAGCTGACAGCGATGCCAAACAGAGTATGGATTACCCACAATCAACCTGCAGCAAACCTAACTCTTACCAAGGAAACCTATGAGGCAAAAAGATTACAGATGCAATCAATTCAGTTTTTTTCAGTACGACAGCAACGGCATCACATGTTATAGGATTGAGACACTTGACCAGAAAAGCGGGCGGCCACTAACAGCAGTGAGGCGGGCGGGCGGGCAGGACATGAACTCACTGAGTGCACATGCAGTAGTAAATCATCAGCGAGTATGAATGATATGATGATAATAATAAATAATCTACAATATATTTTCTGAGTTCATAAATCAATCGTGGAAGCAATGAATCAACAAGAGACAAATAATCTACAATATATTTTCTGAGTTCATAAATCAATCATGGAAGCAATGAATCAACAAGAGACTCAGGTGGTAAGCACACACACTGCTAAGCTCCTCTTTCAAAACTAAAACAAGCACGCAGCCACCGAGCATGCGCTATGCTGTCAGGCAGGCCCCTCTTCCATTGTTTTGAATGATGAATTACATGGTAcaaaatcatgaactcaaccgaAACGCCACCCCAACTAAGTCAGCCAGCCCATTGGTATCAAATACAAACGCTAAGGCTACCCACTCTCTCTCATGCAGTTGCCAGGAAGAAGATATCTGTACTGGTCGAATTTCTCAAGTAGATAGGCGGGAAGATGAACGGCCGAATACGTGCTCGGAATCGGCCCAAGCTTGGCGATGATCTCTTGGAACGTGTACTCCTCCGGAAGCATATCAAAGAGATCAGCCCCTTGGCATATCACATGCTGAATTCTTTTGGGGTTCAAGAAGTAGCTGAATCTGATCCGGTCCACATGGCTATAGGCTTTCATTTTGAAGACAAAATCATTTATGTACCGAAAGCAAAAGCTGCAGTGCCACCCTGAGTCCGCCAAAAGCTCGTCAGTTTGCCGGTAATGGGCGTACCTCGTCTTCCCCGCTCGGTATCTGTGTATCGAAGCTCTCCAGCTCTTATCATCAAGGAAGAATTCAAACGAGTAGAGATAGTTCCGCAGCTGAAGGTGAAGTATCTCAGGCGTATCATCGCACCATCTCAACAGGTTGATTGTATGACCACTTGGGATCTCATCAACATCAGACATAATCAACAGGTCATCGTCAGTGATTCCGGCGATCTTTAGAAGCTGGTCAAGCGCGACTCTCTGATAGGATTCCTCGACAAATGGGTTCTCCCCCTTCACAAACCTTCCCCCTATCATACCATAGGTCAACCGTGATTCAGCAAACTCAAACTTTTGGCGGTTTTCCTTGAAGTGGAGCTTCTTTTCCAGGCCAGTAAAGGTTGAATTGGACTCGAGCAGCACAAATTCTGACACATACGGGCTAAGCTCGTGCCAACGGATATCAAGAATGTCGAGCTCGTTGCTGAAAAGCACCGCGTCAAAGACACGCCGTGGAGCCTCCCGGACCTTCCATCCATGCAACTTGCAGAGGTTCGCCATTGAAACATTTTCATGATAGTAATGAGGAAGTACTGTGAAAGGCTTCGGGGGCTTCTC
This genomic stretch from Hordeum vulgare subsp. vulgare chromosome 6H, MorexV3_pseudomolecules_assembly, whole genome shotgun sequence harbors:
- the LOC123401766 gene encoding beta-1,4-mannosyl-glycoprotein 4-beta-N-acetylglucosaminyltransferase-like → MDAAGYYTNCKKTDGICEGICDGEHGSKSVLSMSRLKCALRGFDLKALLFLLIGVPIIIFVIYVHGQKVTYFLRPIWEKPPKPFTVLPHYYHENVSMANLCKLHGWKVREAPRRVFDAVLFSNELDILDIRWHELSPYVSEFVLLESNSTFTGLEKKLHFKENRQKFEFAESRLTYGMIGGRFVKGENPFVEESYQRVALDQLLKIAGITDDDLLIMSDVDEIPSGHTINLLRWCDDTPEILHLQLRNYLYSFEFFLDDKSWRASIHRYRAGKTRYAHYRQTDELLADSGWHCSFCFRYINDFVFKMKAYSHVDRIRFSYFLNPKRIQHVICQGADLFDMLPEEYTFQEIIAKLGPIPSTYSAVHLPAYLLEKFDQYRYLLPGNCMRESG